aactctagattttctgacgtcagaatatatttgcatagtaatttccaaaacacaaggccaatatggccttgaaaaactgaccaatcgattcaatgaactacaatgcattgtgggctactacgagtaaactactacttaaaacacgtggaattagtgggaaaacagtcaattaatatattgtctgggactctcattaccaaactttttattctgcaaatatatttaatgtaaaatatataacgtaatcttcaatttgcatgctcagattaaaaaaatattgtttattggcttcacgattcgactttctttttcgccttgcaaaagtagtttaaccggttttgtgcattgttatgaattgaacctgcattaatttcacgacatgacacagtgaaatatccaatgaagtgaacactgtccagtaagaaaatcatttgagctcttttaaacctgtataatgtcattgcaaaatcatttctgcctagaaaaacacgaaactttcattgaaacacttctttctgtactgaatgtgtattttttttatcaggaccttaactaatagtaagaacatcataatattcagtatgctaaaaagaagtgttttgaaagcggcaggggcgggtccagccattttacAAAGGGGGTtctaaccctggacaaaaggggagggggttccaactacatgtccccatccaaatgcactgatacggtccaaaaaaggggggttcatcccccggaacccccgccccctggatccgccactgagcgggtacggtatatagctcaatacatttttttagtttcatccatcgataatatccgtttgttgctaattttatcacaaaatatacctcagaggtttttttatcgttcggctgctgtcctgttgacatatgtaaaatatctccaatattaaaagtctctggatcatagtgggtgtcatattacctattattttttttctaaaacgtgctttgtatatagagataagaagatgaggtatgagtgccaaatgaatCAATAATGAATATCAAAACTCACATTTTtcgattaaaaaattcaaaataaattattgccattcattatagataaatttctatcaaaaataaggcttaaagaattttttatatattatttatattaacaaaaacaacgtacatacatgttggcgtatgaatacacaacgtcagagtgggcgtgtcgccataaaaattgataacattgaaaataaaactaatacttttaaccaatcaaaagacagtaaatacaccaactttatttattaatacatcgctcaaggtgaataattatctatttcaacataacaactaatttcaacagtaaaaacaaataacacaacattgtcaaatttgaaacagaagtgtaagAGTTGtactacgcttcagacttgacattcactaaacatgcatgctgaaattgacatggttgattttgtaactcAATCATACACAttgaagttttgaaatcgacaattgtcatcgtcattggaattcaattggaatacacattctgaggtcacacatgttcaaacaatactcagtccggcagtgaacggagctttaaagcgatatccgtatagtatacagatacaacATAGCGATAtttgtagggctgtatctgtatagtaggacacccaattgcaggataaaaatatatatacttttattaattttattgatattcgACGTTATGATATTTCACGTATTTTGTCCTCACGCATCTctaaagagacatttattgtcaaaatgcgcatctggggCAAGCAATTGGTACCGTTATATTGATAAACTCATCAAACATACAAGGATTGATTGTAAGCCAGATGCGCGTTTCAAAAACAGTCTGAAAAGACTCAATTTAAAGGTGTTCTATAATATGTTTTTGTTCATACACAATATCCTTTTTGTTCCCTCAGTTTATTAAACCTACCTTCTGATAATTCAAATATATGGATGTCATCAATTCCAACATAAGACATTGATGTCCTCTTGTTTGCAGAAaataaaatctgttaaaaataagatatttttaaaatatattttttgtagtgATAtaacaaagtaaatattttgcaaaatatgaaatgaaaatatatgtgTTAGGAGGCAGCTAACTATCATACTGTTTATGTTGATAGTGTTTATTTCTACATACGAGTGAAATATTTTGTTAGATATGTAGAGGTCAGTGTATGTATGGTGCTTTCAACATAAACTGAAAGTAATCAATCAAATACAGGGGCCTcgttggccgagtggtctaagtactTACTACTGTATTCACTGGCCAGTCAAGACTGAGGTTTGAGTTCGAACCCGCTCGTGtcggtgcactcgactccaatcttaattgactagagttgtgagttttcctatcgaaggtcgacGGTTTTCTCGGGACAATcctgcttcctccaccaataaaaaaaactggctgccatgaaattgacaaaaaaagATGCCTAAAAGTGGCGATTGAAACACTAAAATCAAAATCTAATAAAATCCAACACAGAACAATCAGCTCTTGAAATAACATGTTTTTGTGTAATCTGTCAAACGATTGGAACTTTTTTTACATCAGTAACAAATCTAGAATAAGAAGCTGACATCATTGCGTTTGCcttaaattttactttaaaaatgtctTCCAGtgacatttaaaaataaaccatttttggGATCAATACAATAATACCTCTTAAATATTCTTAATTGCAATCTCAATCAAAGAAGAAAAGGATTTAAGGATAGagagtaaaatctcaaaaatactgaactccgaataaAATTTCTAAACAGAAAGTCCATAATTAAATGGCAAGCATCCTTAAGTTCATTCTAAGCTATATAACGTTATAGAGAAGGTTCTAATAACTGTCAATCCTTAGAAAATGATTTAGCGGTGGCCTGTGAAAAGATTGTTagaaaaatttaaacatatgcatttttatttttgggTATAATTGTGGGAAAAGAAATcgttacaaaatataaattgcaGTAAATTGTAAGCTACGACAATTCATTTGCAATATTGTCTTTAAATTCGAGAAATTCAAAATTACTGTCAATTCATGGGATTCGGTCATACATCTAAGTTGCTTATTATTACACAGAAATGGACGGTTATTTCAACTTTGTTTAtctataatataatactctttcatattttaaaactatGCAGTTAATCTTTTTACTAAACTGAGTATTTTAAAAcagtaaaagagaggcgaaagataccattgAGATTCAAACTATTGTTAGTTAGTCGAAAGTagattgacaacgccatggtaaaaaaacaaaaaaattccaACAGAGAAACAAAAGTACACTAAAAAACAGAGAAAACTAAATGCTGTTTACAGGAGCAAATGCACTATAATGAAACCAAGAATACCATTTATCCAATGTTGACGTAAAAACAATCATCTTCAGCTCATCTTCCATCTGTATAAGTTTCATTTCAATCAAGAAAAGGAAACACAAATTACCATATCAAACCgtccataaaaaaaacattaaaacagtgaccatgacctttgaccttttaacTCCACAATATGCTTCTTCCCTTTTCCTACAACTTTCATCTGTATACGTTTTATTTCCTCAAAGCAATGGAAACTCAAATTACTATCCAGAATCATActtatttcttcattttgttttcaattttcagtGACAATGAAATTCACATGTATCCTATTAGCTCGAAAAGTAAAAGGCTTTTGcgaccgatttttttttattctcattcCAACCAGGGAAGGATACACATCTAGAAACTATATGcacctatattttttttggggTTGCATATTCATTACAAATGAAATAACACAGTAAACAATTTTCCTTTTTTCACGAAGTCAACTTAAATCAAAGTCAAATTTTCATAAACGTCTGGTTTTATAAACGAAATTTGACACACTGTATAGATACTTGCCTTGTACCTGTCGAAGCAGTTGATAACCAATGCCTGTTTACTCCATTTACCATAGTTGAATTTTCCCTTTTTCTGCCAAATTGTCTCAACATGTCCCCAAGAAGTTTCTATTTCAACTTTAATACCTGAAGTTGGTCCTGGCATACTGTACCAGAATTCTATACAAACTAAAGGGATACTTATTTCTGGAGTTTTGATTATTCCTTCACCATGGGATACTTTCCATGTTGACATATTCAATGTAAGATAGTACCCtttgaaaataatatacaatgtgaaataaaacattattatctGCTAAATATCTTACTAAATTTCAATAGTGTATGCTGTGTATACGAAATAAAGGATATATCTTAGTTATACCTTCTCTTATGTTTAAGTTACAATTAGTGACTACGATAGAAAGCATAATTGGGAAAAGTATGCAtgttgaagacataatctttcaatcagtttaattgaggtctggagctggcatgtcagttactgctagtagttctttgttaaattatgtatcattgttattttgtttagtttcttttgttacttgtTCTAACATCGGActcatttttgtgctttgtaaagaatattagcATTAAAGATGGGATGAAAAATACCTGAACATGTCTGCatcttgatttatatttacgaatgatgtccttgtaccgatgataaaatttagtaaatgttttgactagtttgtgatatcgaaaacgcTGGTATGATATTTTTCAGTAATTCATGGATTGCTTTCACCAAAATCtgatacgttgttacatacacgatgCTGTGTTTATATTTGGTAAAAACAAATGACTGACAAAGAAGTAAGGTACCTGATATTGTATCATTTCTTTCTGGAATTTTTGCAAACCATCTACTGCCACCTGCTCCGTGATTCCTTTGCCAATGGACAAGAGAATCTATCTTGCTATAACTACACAAATCACTGGTAAAGTCGCAGGATAATTCCCTTAACAAAACTCCATGTTCCGATTGACAGGATGAGGTTTCTTTAATTGCCATAGCAGGTAAAGTGGGCGTTGTCGGTCTAGTAGTAGTATTTGTTGTAGTTGTTGTCGTGTGCACGTATCCGTCACCTGGATGtaaattatctttattttcaattaatgtaTAATTAGTATTTGTACCAGTTTCATTTAAGCATTCGACTTTATGTTACAGAATATAGAGTTATATATGCATAAATGGATTAAAAACAGATATGGCGTAATTATATTAACGTAGTAAACCATCGAAAGAAATAACGAACAAGAAAACTAAGTACGCAATTTATTTTAGAATCACGTCTAATCACTCTATAGaagtcagttttgttttttaGTAAAACACTTACTTTCGacatatattgaagttcaatGAGATAAACTCTAATATATCCTTTTTGTTCCCTTAGTTTATTAAACCTACCTTCTGATTTTCCATATATATGGATGTCATCAATTCCAACATAAGACATTGATGTCCTCTTGTTTGCAGAAaataaaatctgttaaaaataagatatttctaaaatattttttgtagtgATATAACAAAGTAAATATTCTgcaaaatatgaaatgaaaatatatgtgTTAGGAGGCAGCTTACTATCATACTGTTTATGTTGATAGTGTTTATTTCTTCATACGAGTGAAATATTTTGTTAGGTATGTAGAGGTCAATTTATGTATGGTGCTTTCAACATAAACTGAAAGTAATCAATCAAATACTGGGGCCTCGTTGGCCGAGTGGTCTGAGTACTTACTACTGTATTCACTGGCCAGTCAAGACTGAGGTTTGAGTTCGAACCCGCTCGTGCCGTTGCaatcgactccaatcttaattgactagaattgtgAGTTTCCCTATCGAAGGTCGACGGTTTTCTCGGAGCACTCCTACTTCCTCCACCAATTAAAAAACTGGCTGCCATGAAATTGACCAAAAAACGATGCCTAAAAGTGGCGATTGAAACActaaaatcaaatctaataaaatcCAACACAGAACAATCAGCTCTTGAAATAACATATTTGTGTGTAATCTGTCAAACGATTAGAACTTTTTTTTACCTCAGTAATAAGTCTAGAATAAGAAGCTGATATCAGTGCGTTTgctttaaattttactttaaaaatgtattcaagtgacatttaaaaataaaccatttttggGATCAATACAATAATACCTCTTAAATATTCTTAATTGCAATCTCAATCGAAGAAGAAAAGGATTTAAGGATAAagagtaaaatcccaaaaatactgaactccgaataaAATTTTAGACAGAAAGTCCATAATTAAATGGCAAGCATCCTTAAGTTCATTCAAAGctatataacgttataaagaagGTTCTAATAACTGTCAATCCTTAGAAAATGATTAAGCGGCGGCCTGTGAAAAGATTGTTagaaaaatttaaacatatgCATTTTGATTTTTGGGTATAATTGTGGGAAAAGAAATcgttacaaaatataaattgcaGTAAATTGTAAGCTACGACAATTCATTTGCAATATTGTCTTTAAATTCGAGAAATTCAAAATTACTGTCAATTCATGGGATTTGGTCATACATCTAAGTTGCTTATTATTACTCAGAAATGGACGGTTATTTCAACTTTGTTTATCTATAATATAATACTctgtcatattttaaaaatatgcagtTAATCTTTTTACTAAACTgagtattttaaaacaataaaagagaggcgaaagataccattaAGATTCAAACTATTGTTAGTTAGTCGAAAGTagattgacaacgccatggtaaaaaaagaaaaaattccaaCAGAGAAACAAAAGTACACTAA
The window above is part of the Mytilus galloprovincialis chromosome 4, xbMytGall1.hap1.1, whole genome shotgun sequence genome. Proteins encoded here:
- the LOC143070939 gene encoding thyroid hormone-induced protein B-like — protein: MPIIGDGYVHTTTTTTTTTTTTTRPTTPTLPAMILFSANKRTSMSYVGIDDIHIYGKSEGDGYVHTTTTTTNTTTRPTTPTLPAMAIKETSSCQSEHGVLLRELSCDFTSDLCSYSKIDSLVHWQRNHGAGGSRWFAKIPERNDTISGYYLTLNMSTWKVSHGEGIIKTPEISIPLVCIEFWYSMPGPTSGIKVEIETSWGHVETIWQKKGKFNYGKWSKQALVINCFDRYKILFSANKRTSMSYVGIDDIHIFELSEASPSSFRTTTTSSPTTATVASLPIHCSFEDGLCGFHTDNNKFPSVSWSRKN